A single Methanocaldococcus bathoardescens DNA region contains:
- the trmY gene encoding tRNA (pseudouridine(54)-N(1))-methyltransferase TrmY — MREFIFKANKTITSSDINLKDLPGSCGRLDLLCRCVSDAFFLSHDIRRDVIFYAVLYGQPNPPVCIKFVGSELRKVSPDERNIAIFIKKALKKFEELYEEERKSWNQSTPGIYVKRLGFRDLILEKLNEGKNIYYLHKDGKDVENVDIENPVFILGDHIGIGEEDEKFLEEIGAKKISLSPLELHANHCITIIHNVLDKRGLYGV, encoded by the coding sequence ATGAGGGAGTTTATATTTAAAGCAAATAAAACAATAACTTCATCAGATATAAATTTAAAAGATTTGCCAGGAAGTTGTGGAAGGTTGGATTTACTTTGCAGATGTGTTAGCGATGCTTTCTTTTTATCTCATGATATAAGAAGAGATGTGATTTTTTATGCTGTATTGTATGGGCAACCAAATCCACCAGTTTGTATAAAATTTGTTGGTAGCGAGTTAAGAAAAGTTTCACCAGATGAGAGAAATATAGCCATATTTATAAAAAAAGCTCTTAAAAAATTTGAAGAACTTTATGAAGAAGAAAGAAAGAGCTGGAATCAATCAACACCAGGAATTTATGTAAAGAGGTTAGGATTTAGAGATTTAATTTTGGAGAAGTTGAATGAAGGGAAGAATATTTATTATTTACACAAAGATGGTAAAGATGTTGAGAATGTTGATATAGAAAATCCTGTCTTTATACTTGGAGACCACATAGGGATTGGAGAAGAGGATGAGAAATTTTTGGAAGAAATTGGAGCTAAAAAAATATCCCTATCACCATTAGAGTTGCATGCAAATCACTGCATAACTATAATTCATAATGTGTTGGATAAAAGGGGGTTATATGGAGTTTGA
- a CDS encoding cation-translocating P-type ATPase, which yields MTGLSNLEVEERIKKYGYNELKEKKKVTWVKILLRQFSNILVWILFAASIISFFIGEILNFWVIIFLLFFIIFLGFIQEYKAESAMESLKKIVQPTTRVIRDGKVRKIPSREVVPGDLLILEMGDKIPADAEVIEAINLKVDESILTGESKAIEKKKGDLIFAGTQIVHGKCKAIVVATGMNTKLGKIARMIQDIEEKTPLQEKITKLGKILALIALIACAIIFIFGVVKGIPVVEILVVALALAVAAVPEGLPLALTLTLSIGMHRMAKQNAIIRKLLAVETLGSVTVICADKTGTITKNEMTVEKIFVDDKIFDVTGVGYEPKGKFLYNGEEVDINKEENLILLLKAVALCNNSVLEEKEGKWGIIGDPTEGALIVVATKANLWKEDLEKEYPRVGEVIFTSERKMMTTIHKKDGKLLIFSKGAPEVILKKCKFIKKKDRIEEINEDEKAKILKINKDFASSAFRVLGVAYKEASKITPKNIEENLVFLGLIAMIDPPREGVKRSNRSM from the coding sequence ATGACTGGTTTATCAAATCTTGAAGTAGAGGAAAGAATAAAAAAATATGGATACAATGAACTTAAAGAAAAGAAAAAAGTTACGTGGGTTAAAATTTTATTGAGACAGTTTTCCAATATTTTAGTTTGGATTCTCTTTGCAGCATCCATTATATCATTTTTTATTGGAGAGATTTTAAATTTTTGGGTTATCATTTTTCTTTTATTTTTTATTATATTTTTAGGATTTATTCAGGAGTATAAAGCAGAAAGTGCGATGGAATCGTTGAAAAAAATTGTCCAACCAACAACAAGAGTTATAAGAGATGGGAAGGTAAGAAAAATTCCAAGTAGAGAAGTGGTTCCAGGAGATTTACTAATTTTGGAAATGGGAGATAAAATCCCTGCAGATGCAGAGGTTATTGAAGCAATTAATTTAAAAGTTGATGAATCAATTCTAACTGGAGAAAGTAAAGCAATAGAGAAGAAGAAAGGAGATTTAATTTTTGCAGGAACACAGATAGTTCATGGAAAGTGTAAAGCTATAGTAGTGGCAACAGGTATGAATACAAAATTGGGAAAGATAGCAAGAATGATTCAAGATATAGAAGAAAAAACACCACTACAAGAAAAAATAACAAAGTTAGGAAAGATTTTAGCATTAATAGCCTTAATTGCTTGTGCGATTATATTCATTTTTGGAGTTGTTAAAGGAATTCCAGTAGTTGAGATTTTAGTAGTTGCTTTAGCGTTGGCAGTTGCTGCTGTTCCTGAAGGATTGCCATTAGCTTTAACTTTAACTTTATCTATTGGCATGCACCGCATGGCAAAGCAAAATGCTATAATAAGAAAATTACTTGCAGTTGAGACCCTTGGCTCAGTAACAGTAATCTGCGCGGACAAAACTGGCACAATAACAAAAAATGAGATGACAGTTGAGAAGATTTTTGTTGATGACAAGATTTTCGATGTAACTGGAGTTGGTTATGAGCCAAAAGGGAAATTTCTTTATAATGGGGAGGAAGTTGATATTAATAAAGAGGAAAATTTAATTTTGTTGTTAAAAGCGGTTGCTTTATGTAATAATTCTGTTCTTGAAGAAAAGGAGGGAAAGTGGGGGATTATTGGAGACCCAACAGAAGGGGCATTAATTGTTGTAGCAACAAAGGCAAATTTATGGAAGGAAGATTTGGAAAAAGAATATCCAAGAGTAGGGGAGGTTATCTTTACCTCTGAAAGGAAGATGATGACAACCATACATAAAAAAGATGGGAAACTTTTAATTTTCTCAAAAGGGGCTCCAGAGGTTATTTTAAAAAAATGCAAATTCATAAAGAAAAAAGATAGAATAGAGGAAATTAATGAGGATGAAAAAGCAAAGATATTGAAAATAAATAAAGATTTTGCAAGCTCTGCATTTCGTGTTCTTGGTGTTGCATATAAAGAAGCATCTAAAATAACTCCAAAGAATATTGAAGAAAATTTAGTTTTTTTAGGCTTAATTGCTATGATAGACCCGCCAAGGGAGGGTGTAAAAAGAAGCAATAGAAGCATGTAA
- the cfbB gene encoding Ni-sirohydrochlorin a,c-diamide synthase — MRRVVIAGTSSEVGKTVISTGIMKALSKKYNVQGYKVGPDYIDPTYHTIATGNKSRNLDSFFMNKEQIKYLFQKHSKDKDISIIEGVRGLYEGISAIDDIGSTASVAKALDAPIILLVNAKSLTRSAIAIIKGFMSFDNVKIRGVIFNFVRSEKHIKKLKEAMSYYLPDVEIIGFIPRNEDFKVEGRHLGLVPTPENLEEIENKVELWGELVEKYLDLDKIVEIADEDFEEIDNVFLWEVNENYKKIAVAYDEVFNFYYWDNFDALEENKGKIEFFSPLKDSEVPDADILYIGGGYPELFKEKLSKNKEMIESIREFDGYIYGECGGLMYLTKSIDNVPMVGLLNCSAVMTKNVQGLSYVKAEFLEDCLIGRKGLKFKGHEFHYSKLVNIKEERFAYKIERGRGIVNNLDGIFNGKVLAGYLHNHAVANPYFASSMVNFGE, encoded by the coding sequence ATGAGGAGGGTTGTAATTGCTGGAACATCAAGTGAAGTTGGAAAGACAGTTATCTCTACTGGAATTATGAAGGCGTTATCAAAAAAATATAACGTCCAAGGCTATAAAGTTGGGCCTGACTACATAGACCCAACCTATCACACAATAGCCACTGGAAATAAATCAAGGAATTTAGATTCTTTTTTTATGAATAAAGAGCAAATAAAATATCTTTTTCAAAAACATTCAAAAGATAAGGATATAAGTATTATTGAGGGAGTTAGGGGGCTTTATGAGGGAATATCTGCAATAGATGATATTGGCAGTACAGCAAGTGTTGCCAAGGCATTAGATGCTCCAATAATCTTACTTGTAAATGCAAAGAGTTTAACAAGAAGTGCCATAGCAATAATAAAAGGCTTTATGAGTTTTGATAATGTTAAAATTAGAGGAGTTATTTTCAATTTTGTTAGAAGTGAGAAGCATATAAAAAAGCTAAAGGAGGCAATGAGTTATTATCTTCCAGATGTTGAGATTATTGGTTTCATCCCAAGGAATGAAGATTTTAAAGTTGAAGGGAGGCATCTTGGCTTAGTTCCAACACCAGAAAATTTAGAGGAGATAGAGAATAAAGTAGAATTGTGGGGAGAATTAGTTGAAAAATATTTAGATTTGGATAAGATTGTGGAAATAGCTGATGAGGATTTTGAAGAAATTGATAATGTCTTTTTATGGGAAGTTAATGAAAATTACAAAAAAATAGCTGTTGCTTATGATGAAGTATTTAATTTTTACTATTGGGATAACTTTGATGCTTTAGAAGAAAATAAAGGTAAAATAGAATTTTTTAGCCCATTAAAAGATAGTGAAGTTCCAGATGCAGATATCTTATATATTGGAGGGGGTTATCCGGAACTCTTTAAAGAAAAATTAAGCAAGAATAAAGAAATGATTGAAAGTATTAGGGAATTTGACGGCTACATTTATGGAGAATGTGGGGGTTTGATGTATTTAACAAAATCAATTGATAATGTGCCAATGGTTGGCTTGCTAAATTGCTCAGCAGTTATGACTAAAAATGTTCAAGGGCTTAGCTATGTTAAAGCTGAATTTTTAGAGGATTGCTTAATTGGAAGGAAGGGATTGAAATTTAAGGGGCATGAGTTTCATTATTCAAAGCTTGTCAATATAAAAGAAGAGAGATTTGCTTATAAAATAGAAAGGGGGAGAGGAATTGTTAATAACTTAGATGGAATTTTTAATGGGAAGGTTTTGGCTGGTTATTTGCATAATCATGCAGTAGCCAATCCTTACTTTGCTTCATCTATGGTTAATTTTGGTGAATAA
- a CDS encoding 7-cyano-7-deazaguanine synthase, translating to MEFEKIIEEKVNQKLKELRLKNSLEILERLDIDIELKEALKHMIIRRLNGDKEFYKVSIDKKPSAVVAFSGGVDSSTSTIIAKQIFNVKAVSCYSEYIMTDEMRENAKNIAKKIGIDLEFIDIDLKEVYEKVVEGRYHPCGRCHKIVENAVIDYAKKINAEFVIFGDLLASGYLALYKDNEIFRFNLPSFFALTKDEEREILKNNGIEIKASYGCPLLKIYHKHNRGYKFTIQRILREVRGRVVSEEEGFKNIVEILKLKE from the coding sequence ATGGAGTTTGAAAAGATTATAGAGGAGAAAGTGAATCAGAAACTTAAAGAATTGAGGTTAAAAAATTCATTGGAAATTTTAGAAAGATTAGATATTGATATAGAGCTTAAAGAAGCTTTAAAACACATGATTATAAGGAGATTGAATGGAGATAAAGAGTTTTATAAGGTTTCTATTGATAAAAAACCAAGTGCAGTTGTTGCGTTTAGTGGTGGAGTTGATAGCTCAACATCTACAATAATAGCAAAGCAAATTTTTAATGTGAAGGCAGTTTCTTGCTATTCAGAATATATCATGACAGATGAGATGAGAGAAAATGCCAAAAACATAGCTAAGAAGATTGGCATAGATTTAGAGTTTATAGATATTGATTTAAAGGAAGTTTATGAGAAAGTAGTTGAAGGAAGATATCATCCTTGTGGTAGATGCCATAAAATTGTTGAAAATGCCGTTATAGATTATGCTAAAAAAATTAATGCTGAATTTGTTATATTTGGTGATTTATTAGCTTCTGGATATTTAGCTTTATATAAAGATAATGAAATTTTCAGGTTTAATTTGCCATCTTTTTTTGCTTTAACAAAAGATGAAGAAAGAGAGATATTAAAAAATAATGGTATTGAAATTAAAGCATCTTATGGCTGTCCATTATTAAAAATTTATCATAAACACAATAGAGGATATAAATTTACAATTCAAAGGATTTTGAGAGAAGTTAGAGGAAGAGTAGTTAGTGAAGAAGAAGGATTTAAAAATATAGTTGAGATTTTAAAGCTTAAAGAATAA
- a CDS encoding replication factor C small subunit: MDKPWVEKYRPKTLDDIVGQDEIVKRLKKYVEKKSMPHLLFSGPPGVGKCLTGDTKVIINGEIREIGEVVEEISNGKFGATLVNNIKVLGIDEYGKIREFDVQYVYKDKTNTLIKIKTKMGRELKVTTYHPLLINNKNGEIKWEKAENLKVGDKLAVPCNIVYKKDSFIFKDEKLKGNGLIVNENILNYLSEKLNLDVDLSKNVLKEILHKLELISHNIDDKLRDAISYILFLHENELYWDKIVEIEQLDGDFIIYDLHVPKYHNFIGGNLPTVLHNTTAALCLARDLFGENWRDNFLELNASDERGIDVIRTKVKDFARTKPIGDVPFKIIFLDESDALTADAQNALRRTMEKYSDVCRFILSCNYPSKIIPPIQSRCAVFRFSPLKKEDIAKKLKEIAEKEGLNLTESGLEAIIYVSEGDMRKAINVLQTAAALSNVIDDEIVYKVSSRARPEEVKKMMELALDGKFIEARDLLYKLMVEWGMSGEDILNQMFREINSLDIDERKKVELADAIGETDFRIVEGANERIQLSALLAKMALMGR, translated from the coding sequence ATGGACAAACCATGGGTAGAGAAGTATAGACCAAAAACATTGGATGATATTGTAGGGCAGGATGAAATTGTAAAGAGGTTAAAGAAATACGTTGAAAAGAAAAGTATGCCGCATTTATTATTCAGTGGGCCTCCGGGAGTTGGAAAGTGCTTAACAGGAGATACAAAGGTTATTATAAACGGAGAGATTAGAGAGATTGGAGAAGTTGTTGAAGAAATAAGCAATGGAAAGTTTGGAGCAACTTTAGTCAATAATATAAAAGTTTTAGGAATTGATGAATATGGAAAGATTAGAGAGTTTGATGTGCAGTATGTTTATAAAGACAAAACCAATACCTTAATAAAAATAAAAACTAAAATGGGTAGAGAGTTAAAGGTAACTACCTATCATCCTCTATTAATAAACAACAAAAATGGAGAAATAAAATGGGAGAAAGCAGAAAATTTAAAGGTTGGAGATAAGTTAGCAGTTCCATGCAATATTGTTTATAAAAAAGATAGTTTCATTTTTAAAGATGAAAAATTAAAAGGAAATGGATTGATTGTAAATGAAAATATCCTAAACTACTTATCAGAAAAATTAAATTTAGATGTTGATTTAAGTAAGAATGTTCTAAAAGAGATCCTTCATAAATTAGAATTAATTAGCCATAACATAGATGATAAGCTAAGAGATGCAATATCTTACATCTTATTTTTACATGAGAATGAGCTATATTGGGATAAAATTGTTGAAATTGAACAATTGGATGGAGACTTTATAATTTATGACTTGCATGTTCCAAAATATCACAACTTCATTGGTGGCAATCTACCAACTGTATTGCATAATACAACCGCTGCTTTGTGTTTAGCAAGAGATTTATTTGGAGAAAACTGGAGAGACAACTTTTTAGAGCTTAACGCGTCAGATGAAAGAGGGATAGACGTTATTAGGACAAAAGTAAAAGATTTTGCAAGAACTAAGCCAATTGGAGACGTGCCGTTTAAAATTATATTTTTAGACGAGAGTGATGCATTAACTGCAGATGCACAAAATGCTTTAAGAAGAACAATGGAGAAATATTCAGATGTTTGTAGATTTATTTTAAGTTGTAATTATCCAAGCAAAATTATCCCTCCAATTCAATCAAGATGTGCAGTATTTAGGTTTTCACCATTAAAGAAAGAAGATATTGCCAAAAAATTAAAAGAGATTGCTGAGAAAGAGGGATTAAATTTAACTGAAAGTGGTTTAGAGGCTATAATTTATGTCTCTGAAGGAGATATGAGAAAGGCAATAAATGTTTTGCAGACAGCAGCAGCTTTAAGTAATGTTATAGATGATGAAATTGTTTATAAAGTTTCTTCAAGAGCAAGACCAGAAGAAGTTAAGAAGATGATGGAATTGGCTTTAGATGGAAAGTTTATAGAGGCAAGGGATTTATTGTATAAGCTTATGGTTGAGTGGGGAATGAGTGGGGAGGATATATTAAACCAGATGTTTAGGGAAATAAATAGCTTAGATATTGATGAGAGGAAAAAAGTTGAGTTGGCAGATGCTATTGGTGAAACTGACTTTAGAATAGTTGAGGGAGCTAACGAACGAATTCAGTTGAGTGCTTTATTGGCTAAGATGGCATTAATGGGGAGATAA
- a CDS encoding phosphate signaling complex PhoU family protein: MLRGKEATLAGIIRVIIEEEPETQDEIAEKLGISRRYVAKLLKPLIDEKIVKHPYVVDMSKLHKINLEFDEYILMKEIKTTLEKMEKTLLNNLDLVYTALKNHDKKLAEDIIIKDYALNKMEEEIRMLLGMNALKYLPGAYANAFATIASNLERLGDYIANIAEEVVHGLKLDEDIENEVGEIFNILKEMLTEAIDVVKSKRKETKIHELEEQLHKNLELLLNKVLENKRGDLNFYVQFGMFLKDIERFGDRCVNIVDIALELYHNIPRNPVPERLKRGML, translated from the coding sequence ATGTTGAGAGGTAAAGAAGCTACTTTAGCTGGGATAATAAGAGTTATTATTGAAGAAGAGCCAGAAACACAGGATGAAATAGCTGAAAAACTTGGAATAAGTAGAAGATATGTTGCTAAGCTTTTAAAGCCATTAATAGATGAAAAAATAGTTAAACACCCTTATGTAGTTGATATGAGTAAATTGCATAAAATAAATTTAGAATTTGATGAATACATCCTAATGAAAGAAATAAAAACAACCTTAGAAAAAATGGAAAAAACACTTTTAAATAACTTAGATTTAGTTTATACTGCTTTAAAAAATCACGATAAAAAATTAGCTGAAGATATAATCATTAAAGATTATGCATTAAATAAAATGGAAGAAGAAATTAGGATGCTCTTAGGAATGAACGCTCTAAAATATCTACCCGGAGCTTATGCAAACGCTTTCGCCACAATTGCTTCAAATCTTGAAAGATTGGGAGATTATATAGCAAACATTGCTGAAGAGGTAGTTCATGGGCTTAAATTGGATGAAGATATTGAGAATGAAGTTGGAGAAATCTTTAATATCCTTAAAGAGATGCTAACTGAAGCCATAGATGTTGTTAAGAGCAAAAGAAAAGAAACAAAAATTCATGAACTTGAAGAGCAGTTACATAAAAATCTTGAGTTATTGCTGAATAAAGTTTTAGAAAACAAAAGAGGGGATTTAAACTTCTATGTTCAATTTGGTATGTTTTTAAAGGACATTGAGAGATTTGGAGATAGATGTGTAAATATTGTAGATATTGCTTTAGAACTCTACCACAATATACCAAGAAATCCAGTTCCTGAGAGGTTAAAAAGGGGAATGCTATGA
- the cfbD gene encoding Ni-sirohydrochlorin a,c-diamide reductive cyclase catalytic subunit, protein MIFHPRPSPIAAAMYQLRDLGVDAIILHGPSGCCFRTARLLELDGVRVFTSNIDENAIVFGASENLKKALDYAIEYLKNELKKEKPMIGIVGTCASMIIGEDLWEFVDDERAIIIPVEVHSGSGDNTIGAIKAMESALKLGIIDEEEFERQKFLLKKATEVEKRRGMAKKEYIKPTYDDDLNEAIKVLKDLKEKGGKIACVLNAKKETAYLFAHPLIVLNKHFNCVNIANLADVGLPKIRRDAKNILRRFKADYITGGLDEYPITGEKAVEILKDLDVDAIVVSGVPHALPVEEIDEDIIKISISDGPRTYHPIKEIYDYAIVELDAHAKVLGKKDIVKSRFGEILDYALE, encoded by the coding sequence ATGATATTCCATCCAAGACCTTCTCCCATTGCCGCTGCAATGTATCAGCTTAGAGATTTAGGTGTTGATGCCATAATTCTGCATGGACCGAGTGGTTGTTGCTTTAGAACAGCAAGATTATTAGAGTTGGATGGAGTTAGAGTATTTACAAGCAATATAGATGAAAACGCCATTGTTTTTGGAGCTTCAGAAAATTTAAAAAAAGCTTTGGATTATGCAATTGAATATTTAAAAAATGAGTTAAAGAAAGAAAAACCAATGATTGGTATTGTTGGGACATGTGCAAGTATGATTATTGGTGAAGATTTGTGGGAATTTGTTGATGATGAGAGAGCTATAATTATTCCAGTTGAAGTTCATAGTGGTAGTGGAGATAACACAATAGGGGCAATAAAAGCAATGGAATCTGCCTTAAAATTAGGAATAATTGATGAGGAAGAGTTTGAAAGGCAGAAATTTTTATTAAAAAAAGCTACAGAAGTTGAGAAAAGAAGAGGAATGGCAAAGAAAGAATATATAAAGCCAACCTATGATGATGATTTAAACGAAGCTATAAAAGTTTTAAAGGATTTGAAAGAAAAAGGTGGAAAAATTGCATGTGTATTGAATGCTAAAAAAGAAACTGCTTATTTATTTGCACATCCTTTAATTGTTTTAAATAAACACTTTAATTGTGTAAATATAGCCAACTTAGCAGATGTTGGATTGCCAAAGATTAGAAGAGATGCAAAAAATATATTAAGAAGGTTTAAGGCAGATTATATCACTGGAGGTTTAGATGAATACCCAATAACTGGAGAGAAAGCTGTTGAAATATTAAAAGATTTAGATGTAGATGCTATTGTTGTTTCTGGAGTTCCACACGCATTACCAGTTGAAGAAATAGATGAAGATATAATAAAGATAAGTATAAGTGATGGGCCGAGAACCTATCATCCAATAAAAGAGATTTATGATTACGCGATTGTTGAGTTAGATGCCCATGCAAAGGTTTTAGGGAAAAAAGATATTGTTAAGTCGAGATTTGGTGAGATTTTGGATTATGCATTAGAATAA
- a CDS encoding HAD-IC family P-type ATPase → MVTGDNEETAKAIAKKIGLFEENKKTINNKKLKKFLEKGVMTGSELDRLSDEELKSIVEDIIVYARVVPEQKLRIVNALKKKGHIVAMTGDGVNDAPALKNADIGIAMGIKGTDVAREASDMILQDDNFATIVEAIKNGRAIYENIEKFTCYLISRNFTEVILIGLGIILLGFEFLPLLPLQILFINMFDEEMPAIALGLDPAGEDIMNKPPREVGKGILTRRNSILVFSLALFMATVAFLIFIISNPTISIEKSRTMVFVTIVGMVIFNTFNFRSLEESIFKIGIFENKLLILSSIIIALTTLCVIYIPFLQEVFEFAPLNLKEWIICLVGAFSTSIFMEIIKLFMKKKVKLSPH, encoded by the coding sequence ATGGTTACTGGAGATAACGAAGAGACGGCAAAAGCAATAGCAAAGAAAATTGGACTATTTGAAGAGAATAAAAAAACAATAAATAATAAAAAACTTAAAAAATTTTTAGAAAAAGGTGTTATGACTGGAAGTGAATTAGATAGGCTAAGTGATGAGGAATTAAAGAGTATTGTTGAAGATATTATTGTCTATGCAAGAGTAGTTCCAGAGCAAAAGTTGAGAATTGTCAATGCATTAAAGAAGAAGGGGCATATAGTGGCAATGACGGGAGATGGTGTCAATGATGCCCCCGCATTAAAGAATGCGGATATTGGTATAGCAATGGGCATTAAAGGAACTGATGTGGCGAGAGAAGCAAGCGACATGATTTTGCAAGATGATAACTTTGCTACAATAGTTGAAGCAATTAAAAATGGTAGGGCAATATATGAAAATATTGAAAAATTCACTTGCTATCTTATCTCAAGGAACTTCACAGAGGTAATCCTTATAGGATTAGGCATAATTTTGTTAGGATTTGAATTTTTGCCATTATTACCATTACAAATTTTGTTCATAAATATGTTTGATGAGGAAATGCCTGCAATAGCATTAGGTTTAGACCCTGCAGGAGAAGATATTATGAACAAACCACCAAGAGAAGTGGGGAAGGGAATATTAACAAGGAGAAATTCCATTTTAGTTTTTAGTTTGGCATTATTCATGGCAACAGTAGCTTTTTTAATATTTATTATATCTAATCCAACAATTAGCATAGAAAAATCAAGGACAATGGTTTTTGTAACTATAGTGGGCATGGTGATATTTAATACCTTCAACTTCAGGTCTTTAGAGGAATCCATATTCAAAATCGGTATTTTTGAAAATAAATTGCTAATATTATCATCTATAATTATTGCTTTAACAACATTATGTGTTATATATATTCCATTTCTACAAGAGGTTTTTGAATTTGCTCCTTTAAATTTAAAAGAATGGATTATTTGTTTAGTGGGAGCATTTTCAACATCTATCTTTATGGAAATAATAAAATTATTCATGAAAAAGAAGGTTAAATTATCTCCCCATTAA
- the mch gene encoding methenyltetrahydromethanopterin cyclohydrolase yields MLSVNKKALEIVNKMIENKEELNIDVIKLENGATVLDCGVNVPGSWEAGKLYTKVCLGGLAHVGISLSPCECTGINLPFVKVKTSHPAIATLGAQKAGWAVKVGKYFAMGSGPARALAKKPKKTYEEIGYEDDADVAVLCLEASKLPNEEVADYVAKECGVEPENVYLLVAPTASLVGSIQISGRVVENGTYKMLEVLEFDVTKVKYAAGLAPIAPIIGDDFAMMGATNDMVLYGGITFYYIKSDENDDIEGLCKALPSCTSKDYGKPFMEVFKAADYDFYKIDKGMFAPAVVVINDMTNGKVYRAGKINAEVLKKSLGWTEL; encoded by the coding sequence ATGTTGAGTGTAAACAAAAAAGCTTTAGAGATTGTAAATAAAATGATAGAGAACAAAGAAGAGTTAAATATTGACGTTATAAAATTAGAAAATGGAGCTACTGTTTTAGATTGTGGGGTTAATGTTCCTGGAAGCTGGGAAGCTGGGAAGTTATATACAAAAGTTTGTTTGGGAGGTTTAGCTCACGTTGGCATCTCCTTATCACCATGTGAATGTACTGGAATAAACCTTCCTTTTGTTAAAGTAAAAACATCACATCCAGCAATAGCTACATTAGGTGCTCAGAAAGCAGGTTGGGCAGTAAAAGTTGGAAAATACTTTGCTATGGGTTCAGGACCTGCAAGAGCTTTAGCTAAAAAACCAAAGAAAACTTATGAAGAAATTGGATACGAAGATGATGCTGATGTTGCTGTTTTATGTTTAGAGGCATCAAAATTGCCAAATGAAGAAGTTGCTGATTATGTTGCTAAAGAATGTGGTGTTGAGCCAGAAAACGTTTATTTATTAGTTGCTCCAACAGCATCATTAGTTGGTTCAATTCAGATTAGTGGTAGAGTTGTTGAGAATGGAACATACAAAATGTTAGAAGTTTTAGAGTTTGATGTTACAAAGGTTAAATATGCAGCAGGTTTAGCTCCAATTGCTCCAATAATTGGTGATGATTTCGCTATGATGGGAGCTACAAACGATATGGTCTTGTATGGGGGAATAACATTCTACTACATTAAGAGCGATGAAAATGATGACATTGAAGGATTATGTAAAGCTCTTCCTTCATGCACCTCAAAAGACTATGGAAAGCCATTCATGGAAGTTTTCAAAGCAGCTGACTATGACTTCTACAAAATTGACAAAGGAATGTTTGCTCCAGCAGTTGTTGTAATTAATGATATGACAAACGGTAAAGTTTATAGAGCTGGAAAAATTAACGCAGAAGTCCTTAAAAAATCATTAGGATGGACTGAGTTGTAA